A single window of Drosophila suzukii chromosome 3, CBGP_Dsuzu_IsoJpt1.0, whole genome shotgun sequence DNA harbors:
- the Trhn gene encoding tryptophan 5-hydroxylase 1 isoform X1, whose product MSASGKSLLGLWLYRSGEQEWAVKQGSPLHQLKKDATSGPASHPNLARHSSAPPEPPGLAIGGVSQDNGRQHSPGERISIIFTLRNQVGNLARALQVFQELGINVLHLELSPLETGTNQADVLVDVECDPRRLDQVVKMLNREVASVNYTSVNTQGLSRAPSLSACSSFDFGDMVWFPRKISDLDKAQNVLMYGSDLDADHPGFKDPVYRKRREQFSAIANNFKHGNPIPRVQYTPEEVKTWGTVFLELHRLYVLHAVPEYMETWPELEKYCGYRVDNVPQLQDVSVYLKRKTGFQLRPVAGYLSPRDFLSGLAFRVFHCTQYIRHSSDPFYTPEPDCCHELLGHMPLLANSSFAQFSQEIGLASLGASDADIEKLATVGTPILLVCFPLLVLFSLKLYFFTVEFGLCKQADSTFKVYGAGLLSSVAELQHAISADNKIKKFDPEVTCQEECIITSYQNAYYYTDSFEEAKEQMRAFAESIQRPFGVRYNPYTMSVEVLSNAQKITAVVSELRGDLSIVCSALRKISATDENLDVDSIANMLHNSLNVRGGASGGGGSPCSPDNSDNSTAEGD is encoded by the exons ATGAGTGCTTCCGGCAAGAGTCTTCTGGGTCTGTGGCTCTACAGGAGTGGTGAACAGGAGTGGGCCGTCAAGCAGGGAAGTCCCCTGCATCAGCTGAAGAAGGATGCCACTTCCGGTCCAGCCTCGCATCCGAATCTCGCCCGGCACTCCTCGGCTCCTCCTGAGCCTCCCGGGCTGGCCATCGGCGGAGTCAGCCAGGATAATGGCAGACAGCACTCCCCAGGGGAACGCATCTCCATCATCTTCACCCTGCGCAACCAGGTGGGGAATCTGGCCAGGGCCCTGCAGGTTTTCCAGGAGCTGGGCATCAATGTGCTGCACCTGGAGCTCTCCCCGCTGGAGACGGGCACCAACCAGGCGGATGTCCTGGTAGACGTCGAGTGCGATCCGCGGCGACTCGACCAGGTCGTCAAGATGCTCAACCGGGAGGTGGCCTCTGTGAACTACACTTCCGTGAACACCCAGGGCTTGTCCAGGGCTCCATCTCTGTCGGCCTGCTCCAGTTTCG ATTTCGGGGACATGGTGTGGTTTCCTCGAAAGATCTCCGACCTAGACAAGGCTCAGAATGTCCTCATGTACGGTTCGGATCTGGATGCCGACCATCCCGGATTCAAGGACCCCGTGTACCGCAAGCGACGAGAGCAGTTCTCGGCCATAGCCAACAACTTTAAGCA TGGCAACCCCATTCCACGCGTGCAGTACACACCTGAGGAGGTGAAAACTTG GGGCACCGTTTTCTTGGAGCTCCATCGACTCTACGTGTTGCACGCTGTGCCGGAGTACATGGAGACCTGGCCGGAGTTGGAGAAGTACTGTGGCTACCGCGTCGACAATGTTCCCCAGCTGCAGGACGTGAGCGTCTATCTCAAGCGCAAGACGGGATTCCAACTGCGCCCCGTGGCTGGGTATCTCTCTCCCAGGGATTTCCTCTCGGGACTCGCCTTCCGCGTCTTCCACTGCACCCAGTACATCCGACACTCCTCGGATCCCTTTTACACTCCCGAACC GGACTGTTGCCACGAGCTACTGGGACACATGCCCCTGCTGGCTAACTCCAGTTTTGCCCAGTTTTCGCAGGAGATTGGCTTGGCCTCTTTGGGAGCAAGTGATGCGGATATCGAAAAGTTGGCTACGGTGGGTACACCAATTCTTTTAGTTTGTTTTCCACTTCTAGtattattttccttaaagCTATATTTTTTCACCGTGGAGTTTGGGTTGTGCAAACAGGCGGACAGCACTTTCAAGGTTTATGGAGCCGGGTTACTAAGTTCCGTGGCTGAATTGCAGCATGCTATTTCGGCTGATAATAAGATAAAGAAGTTCGATCCGGAGGTGACTTGCCAGGAGGAGTGCATCATCACCTCCTACCAGAACGCCTACTACTACACCGATTCCTTCGAGGAGGCCAAGGAGCAGATGAG GGCCTTTGCCGAGAGCATCCAGCGACCATTTGGAGTGCGTTATAACCCCTATACGATGAGTGTGGAGGTCCTGTCGAATGCCCAGAAAATCACAGCTGTGGTCAGCGAACTCAGGGGGGATCTCAGCATTGTCTGCTCGGCCCTGCGAAAGATCTCCGCCACGGATGAGAATCTGGATGTGGATAGCATCGCTAACATGCTCCACAACAGCCTCAATGTGCGAGGTGGGGCATCTGGAGGAGGCGGAAGTCCTTGCAGTCCGGATAACTCAGATAACTCAACGGCAGAGGGGGACTAG
- the LOC108013017 gene encoding ester hydrolase C11orf54 homolog: MSQSQLSTEQLLFEEKPLYVPPLSELQNVIQGALSANFAQADVSVGPCPDLKAKQFSLVESGLGGKPTLLEAGGPPFLLPLVQRDKLYNIAEITRKIQGPGKIFAVGAGAGPWPIRGSNCEGIFNLSVSEKDELTNGSYTATVRGAQEECVLEKIPHSEPRCALLLNLFLSQGKPGQVLKISAKQRTGEQNFIECIRKGLEIHYGDKVVGLGGIFVIKKGAAHQHVMRDFSKTPINSDEEVNEWLKFYEMPAQLNAVGTLVTKEHDLDLRLQHFHSFSFENWGGHYHYDTTPDIVEYEAYLNVAERVVRVDKPVSTHKVGRD; the protein is encoded by the exons ATGAGCCAGAGCCAACTGAGCACAGAGCAACTGCTCTTCGAGGAGAAGCCGCTGTATGTGCCCCCATTGTCGGAGCTGCAGAACG TTATACAGGGTGCCCTGAGTGCCAACTTCGCCCAGGCGGACGTGAGTGTGGGTCCCTGCCCGGACCTGAAGGCCAAGCAGTTCAGCCTGGTGGAGAGTGGGCTGGGTGGAAAGCCCACCCTGCTGGAGGCCGGTGGTCCTCCCTTCCTGCTGCCCCTGGTGCAGCGCGACAAGCTGTACAACATCGCCGAGATCACGAGGAAGATCCAGGGTCCTGGCAAGATCTTCGCGGTGGGAGCTGGAGCAGGTCCCTGGCCCATCCGGGGATCCAACTGCGAGGGCATCTTCAATCTCTCAGTGAGTGAGAAGGATGAGCTCACGAATGGCAGCTATACGGCCACAGTGAGGGGAGCGCAGGAGGAGTGCGTCCTGGAGAAGATCCCCCACTCGGAACCCCGCTGCGCCCTGCTCCTGAACCTCTTCCTCAGCCAGGGAAAACCCGGTCAGGTCCTGAAAATCAGCGCCAAGCAGCGCACTGGCGAACAGAACTTCATCGAGTGCATCCGGAAGGGTCTGGAGATCCACTACGGCGACAAGGTAGTGGGTCTGGGCGGGATCTTCGTGATCAAGAAGGGAGCTGCCCACCAGCACGTGATGCGGGACTTCAGCAAGACGCCCATCAACAGCGACGAGGAGGTCAACGAGTGgctcaagttctacgagatgCCCGCTCAGCTGAATGCCGTGGGCACTCTAGTGACCAAGGAGCACGACCTCGACCTCCGCCTGCAGCACTTCCACTCCTTCTCCTTCGAGAACTGGGGCGGTCACTACCATTACGACACCACCCCGGATATCGTGGAGTACGAGGCGTATCTGAATGTGGCCGAGAGGGTGGTCAGGGTGGACAAACCAGTGTCCACGCACAAGGTGGGACGGGACTAG
- the LOC108013016 gene encoding ester hydrolase C11orf54 homolog: MTGVRIADIFTRRWYSIQSMLYLQLRKSLKSYRNICRDKMGQSHLQTDQLLFEEKPLHVPTLSELQKVILGALSENFRTVDVSVGPCPDLKDPQFGLVESGLGGKATLLEAGGPPYLRPLVQRDKLYNLKEITRKAQGPGKIFAVGPGAGPWPIRLSNCEGIFNFSFNEDDELTQGSYTATVRGENEDCVLERIPQTEPRCALILNLFLSEGKPGEVLKISAKQRTGEENFVECMRKGLEKHYGDKAVGLGGIFVVRKGCVHQHVMRDFSEIPIHTQEQIQNWLKFYEMPAQLNAVGTLVTKDMGLDLRLQHFHSFSFENWGGHYH, translated from the exons ATGACAGGCGTTCGAATAGCTGACATTTTTACCAGACGATGGTATTCCATTCAGTCAATGCTGTACCTCCAGCTAAGGAAGTCCCTCAAATCATATCGAAATATTTGCAGAGATAAGATGGGCCAGAGTCACCTTCAAACGGATCAGCTGCTCTTCGAGGAGAAACCACTCCATGTGCCGACCCTCTCAGAACTGCAAAAAG TTATACTGGGTGCTCTGAGTGAGAACTTTCGAACCGTTGATGTTAGTGTGGGACCTTGCCCCGATCTAAAGGACCCCCAATTTGGCCTGGTGGAGAGTGGTCTGGGTGGTAAAGCCACTCTACTGGAAGCAGGTGGTCCACCCTATTTGCGACCTTTAGTGCAACGTGATAAGCTATACAACTTAAAGGAAATTACTCGCAAGGCTCAAGGTCCTGGAAAGATTTTTGCTGTGGGACCAGGAGCAGGTCCTTGGCCCATTCGTCTTTCCAATTGCGAGGGcatctttaatttttccttcAATGAAGACGATGAACTTACCCAGGGAAGCTACACAGCCACTGTGAGGGGAGAAAATGAGGATTGTGTTCTGGAGAGGATTCCCCAGACCGAACCCCGTTGCGCCCTAATCCTAAATCTCTTCCTCAGCGAGGGAAAGCCAGGTGAAGTTCTCAAAATATCCGCCAAACAGCGAACTGGTGAGGAAAACTTTGTGGAGTGCATGCGAAAAGGTCTGGAGAAGCACTACGGCGATAAGGCGGTGGGTCTGGGAGGGATCTTTGTGGTCAGGAAGGGGTGTGTCCACCAGCACGTGATGCGGGACTTCAGCGAGATCCCGATTCACACCCAGGAACAGATCCAAAACTGGCTCAAGTTCTACGAAATGCCCGCCCAGCTGAACGCCGTGGGCACTTTGGTGACCAAGGACATGGGCCTGGACTTAAGGCTGCAGCACTTTCACTCGTTTTCCTTCGAAAACTGGGGTGGTCACTACCATTAA
- the Aplip1 gene encoding JNK-interacting protein 1 isoform X2, which produces MADSEFEEFHRPIFEPHTIAGFGSGAGTKKNNPHAFYSLIPNDDMEDSHSSKSDGDGSDQEDGIGLVDHEPKMRQVEDDELGDGLKVTLSSDGSLDTNDSFNSHRHHPLNHQDAIGGFLGMDTSGLGGNSAPVTIGASTDLLAPNSAATRRRRKLPEIPKNKKCGSNFGSLADEFRNGGGGGGGAPPAARSGQQRSFLSLKCGYLMDEDSSPDSERMQSLGDVDSGHSTAHSPNDFKSMSPQITSPVSQSPFPPPFGGVPFGQLEMLEATHRGLHKFVPRHHDEIELEIGDAVYVQKEAEDLWCEGVNLRTGRQGIFPSAYAVDLDYNEFDPTVQLVKKERYLLGYLGSVETLAHKGTGVVCQAVRKIVGEYGNSPTGQTCILEVSDQGLRMVDRSGPNQNKKDKKPCIDYFYSLKNVSFCAFHPRDHRFIGFITKHPTVQRFACHVFKGSESTRPVAEAVGRAFQRFYQKFIETAYPIEDIYIE; this is translated from the exons ATGGCCGACAGCGAGTTCGAGGAGTTCCACAGGCCCATATTTGAGCCACACACGATTGCAGGATTTGGATCTGGAGCAGGCACCAAGAAGAATAATCCCCATGCATTTTACTC TCTAATTCCCAACGATGATATGGAGGATTCGCACTCCTCGAAGAGCGACGGCGATGGCTCCGATCAGGAGGACGGCATCGGCCTGGTGGACCATGAGCCCAAGATGCGGCAAGTGGAGGACGACGAGCTGGGCGATGGGCTGAAGGTCACTCTGTCCTCGGATGGCTCCCTGGACACCAACGACTCCTTCAACTCGCACCGACATCACCCGTTGAACCACCAGGACGCGATTGGTGGCTTTTTGGGCATGGACACCAGTGGATTGGGTGGCAACAGTGCTCCTGTGACCATAGGAGCTAGTACAGATCTGCTAGCCCCGAATTCGGCTGCCACCCGTCGTCGTCGCAAGTTGCCCGAAATacccaaaaacaagaaat GTGGCTCCAACTTTGGCTCCCTGGCAGACGAGTTCCGCAATGGCGGTGGTGGCGGAGGAGGAGCTCCTCCAGCAGCTCGGAGCGGACAACAGCGCTCATTCCTGTCCCTCAAATGCGGCTACTTGATGGACGAGGACTCCAGTCCAGACTCGGAGAGGATGCAGAGTTTGGGCGACGTGGACAGTGGTCACAGCACCGCGCACTCCCCAAATGACTTCAAGAGCATGTCGCCGCAGATCACGTCTCCCGTTTCGCAATCCCCCTTCCCGCCGCCCTTTGGGGGCGTGCCCTTCGGCCAGCTGGAGATGCTGGAGGCCACCCACCGTGGCCTGCACAAGTTTGTGCCGCGGCACCATGACGAGATCGAGCTGGAGATCGGCGACGCCGTCTATGTGCAGAAGGAGGCCGAGGACCTGTGGTGCGAGGGCGTTAACCTGCGCACCGGCAGGCAGGGCATCTTCCCCTCGGCCTACGCCGTCGACCTGGACTACAACGAGTTCGATCCCACGGTGCAGCTGGTGAAGAAGGAGCGCTACCTACTGGGCTACCTCGGATCCGTGGAGACGCTGGCGCACAAGGGCACGGGCGTCGTCTGCCAGGCGGTGCGCAAGATTGTCGGCGAGTACGGCAACTCACCCACCGGACAGACCTGCATCCTGGAGGTCTCCGACCAGGGACTGCGCATGGTGGATCGATCGGGCCCGAAT CAAAACAAAAAGGACAAGAAGCCTTGCATCGACTACTTCTACTCCCTGAAGAACGTATCCTTCTGCGCATTTCACCCTCGCGATCACCGCTTCATTGGCTTCATCACCAAACATCCCACGGTTCAGCGGTTCGCCTGTCACGTCTTCAAGGGCTCCGAGTCCACCAGACCAGTGGCCGAGGCAGTGGG TCGTGCTTTTCAGCGATTCTACCAGAAATTCATTGAGACCGCTTATCCCATCGAGGACATCTACATTGAGTAG
- the Trhn gene encoding tryptophan 5-hydroxylase 1 isoform X2: MSASGKSLLGLWLYRSGEQEWAVKQGSPLHQLKKDATSGPASHPNLARHSSAPPEPPGLAIGGVSQDNGRQHSPGERISIIFTLRNQVGNLARALQVFQELGINVLHLELSPLETGTNQADVLVDVECDPRRLDQVVKMLNREVASVNYTSVNTQGLSRAPSLSACSSFDFGDMVWFPRKISDLDKAQNVLMYGSDLDADHPGFKDPVYRKRREQFSAIANNFKHGNPIPRVQYTPEEVKTWGTVFLELHRLYVLHAVPEYMETWPELEKYCGYRVDNVPQLQDVSVYLKRKTGFQLRPVAGYLSPRDFLSGLAFRVFHCTQYIRHSSDPFYTPEPDCCHELLGHMPLLANSSFAQFSQEIGLASLGASDADIEKLATLYFFTVEFGLCKQADSTFKVYGAGLLSSVAELQHAISADNKIKKFDPEVTCQEECIITSYQNAYYYTDSFEEAKEQMRAFAESIQRPFGVRYNPYTMSVEVLSNAQKITAVVSELRGDLSIVCSALRKISATDENLDVDSIANMLHNSLNVRGGASGGGGSPCSPDNSDNSTAEGD, translated from the exons ATGAGTGCTTCCGGCAAGAGTCTTCTGGGTCTGTGGCTCTACAGGAGTGGTGAACAGGAGTGGGCCGTCAAGCAGGGAAGTCCCCTGCATCAGCTGAAGAAGGATGCCACTTCCGGTCCAGCCTCGCATCCGAATCTCGCCCGGCACTCCTCGGCTCCTCCTGAGCCTCCCGGGCTGGCCATCGGCGGAGTCAGCCAGGATAATGGCAGACAGCACTCCCCAGGGGAACGCATCTCCATCATCTTCACCCTGCGCAACCAGGTGGGGAATCTGGCCAGGGCCCTGCAGGTTTTCCAGGAGCTGGGCATCAATGTGCTGCACCTGGAGCTCTCCCCGCTGGAGACGGGCACCAACCAGGCGGATGTCCTGGTAGACGTCGAGTGCGATCCGCGGCGACTCGACCAGGTCGTCAAGATGCTCAACCGGGAGGTGGCCTCTGTGAACTACACTTCCGTGAACACCCAGGGCTTGTCCAGGGCTCCATCTCTGTCGGCCTGCTCCAGTTTCG ATTTCGGGGACATGGTGTGGTTTCCTCGAAAGATCTCCGACCTAGACAAGGCTCAGAATGTCCTCATGTACGGTTCGGATCTGGATGCCGACCATCCCGGATTCAAGGACCCCGTGTACCGCAAGCGACGAGAGCAGTTCTCGGCCATAGCCAACAACTTTAAGCA TGGCAACCCCATTCCACGCGTGCAGTACACACCTGAGGAGGTGAAAACTTG GGGCACCGTTTTCTTGGAGCTCCATCGACTCTACGTGTTGCACGCTGTGCCGGAGTACATGGAGACCTGGCCGGAGTTGGAGAAGTACTGTGGCTACCGCGTCGACAATGTTCCCCAGCTGCAGGACGTGAGCGTCTATCTCAAGCGCAAGACGGGATTCCAACTGCGCCCCGTGGCTGGGTATCTCTCTCCCAGGGATTTCCTCTCGGGACTCGCCTTCCGCGTCTTCCACTGCACCCAGTACATCCGACACTCCTCGGATCCCTTTTACACTCCCGAACC GGACTGTTGCCACGAGCTACTGGGACACATGCCCCTGCTGGCTAACTCCAGTTTTGCCCAGTTTTCGCAGGAGATTGGCTTGGCCTCTTTGGGAGCAAGTGATGCGGATATCGAAAAGTTGGCTACG CTATATTTTTTCACCGTGGAGTTTGGGTTGTGCAAACAGGCGGACAGCACTTTCAAGGTTTATGGAGCCGGGTTACTAAGTTCCGTGGCTGAATTGCAGCATGCTATTTCGGCTGATAATAAGATAAAGAAGTTCGATCCGGAGGTGACTTGCCAGGAGGAGTGCATCATCACCTCCTACCAGAACGCCTACTACTACACCGATTCCTTCGAGGAGGCCAAGGAGCAGATGAG GGCCTTTGCCGAGAGCATCCAGCGACCATTTGGAGTGCGTTATAACCCCTATACGATGAGTGTGGAGGTCCTGTCGAATGCCCAGAAAATCACAGCTGTGGTCAGCGAACTCAGGGGGGATCTCAGCATTGTCTGCTCGGCCCTGCGAAAGATCTCCGCCACGGATGAGAATCTGGATGTGGATAGCATCGCTAACATGCTCCACAACAGCCTCAATGTGCGAGGTGGGGCATCTGGAGGAGGCGGAAGTCCTTGCAGTCCGGATAACTCAGATAACTCAACGGCAGAGGGGGACTAG
- the LOC108013020 gene encoding lysozyme A/C translates to MKAFIVLVALACAAPAFARTMDRCSLAREMSTLGVPRDQLDKWTCIAEHESSYRTGVVGPENYNGSNDYGIFQINDYYWCSPPSGRFSYNECGTSCNALLSDDITSSVRCAQKVLSQQGWSAWSTWHYCSGWLPSIDECF, encoded by the coding sequence ATGAAGGCCTTCATCGTTTTGGTTGCCCTGGCTTGTGCCGCCCCAGCTTTTGCCCGCACCATGGACCGTTGCTCCTTGGCCAGGGAGATGTCCACCTTGGGCGTTCCCCGTGACCAGCTGGACAAGTGGACCTGTATTGCCGAGCACGAGAGCTCCTACCGCACTGGGGTGGTGGGTCCCGAGAACTACAACGGATCCAACGACTACGGCATCTTCCAGATCAACGACTACTACTGGTGCTCTCCTCCCAGCGGTCGCTTCTCCTACAACGAGTGTGGTACCAGTTGCAACGCCCTGTTGAGCGACGACATCACCAGCTCCGTCCGTTGCGCCCAGAAGGTCCTCAGCCAGCAGGGATGGTCCGCATGGTCCACCTGGCACTACTGCAGCGGATGGTTGCCGTCCATCGATGAGTGCTTCTAA
- the LOC108012689 gene encoding lysozyme P-like, with translation MMKSFLVICILVLTSSAILARKMDRCSLAKGMTKLGVPRDQLAKWACIAERESSFKTDAVGRSNPDGSISYGIFQLNDLYWCQPSNGKFSYNSCGTSCNKFLKDDINQSVRCAQKVLAQQGWSAWSSWKSCSGSLQSIDSCF, from the coding sequence ATGATGAAATCCTTCCTGGTGATTTGCATCCTGGTTCTGACCTCATCAGCTATCCTGGCTCGAAAGATGGATCGATGCTCCCTGGCCAAGGGAATGACCAAGCTGGGAGTGCCCCGTGACCAGTTGGCCAAGTGGGCTTGCATAGCCGAGAGGGAGAGTTCCTTTAAAACGGATGCAGTGGGAAGGTCCAATCCCGATGGGTCCATCTCCTATGGCATCTTCCAGCTGAACGACCTGTACTGGTGCCAACCATCCAATGGGAAATTCTCATACAACAGCTGCGGTACGAGCTGCAATAAGTTCCTCAAGGACGACATAAACCAGTCGGTGAGATGCGCCCAGAAGGTCCTGGCTCAGCAAGGATGGTCGGCCTGGTCCTCTTGGAAATCCTGCAGTGGAAGCCTGCAATCAATCGATAGTTGCTTTTAA
- the Aplip1 gene encoding JNK-interacting protein 1 isoform X1 encodes MADSEFEEFHRPIFEPHTIAGFGSGAGTKKNNPHAFYSLIPNDDMEDSHSSKSDGDGSDQEDGIGLVDHEPKMRQVEDDELGDGLKVTLSSDGSLDTNDSFNSHRHHPLNHQDAIGGFLGMDTSGLGGNSAPVTIGASTDLLAPNSAATRRRRKLPEIPKNKKSSILHLLGGSNFGSLADEFRNGGGGGGGAPPAARSGQQRSFLSLKCGYLMDEDSSPDSERMQSLGDVDSGHSTAHSPNDFKSMSPQITSPVSQSPFPPPFGGVPFGQLEMLEATHRGLHKFVPRHHDEIELEIGDAVYVQKEAEDLWCEGVNLRTGRQGIFPSAYAVDLDYNEFDPTVQLVKKERYLLGYLGSVETLAHKGTGVVCQAVRKIVGEYGNSPTGQTCILEVSDQGLRMVDRSGPNQNKKDKKPCIDYFYSLKNVSFCAFHPRDHRFIGFITKHPTVQRFACHVFKGSESTRPVAEAVGRAFQRFYQKFIETAYPIEDIYIE; translated from the exons ATGGCCGACAGCGAGTTCGAGGAGTTCCACAGGCCCATATTTGAGCCACACACGATTGCAGGATTTGGATCTGGAGCAGGCACCAAGAAGAATAATCCCCATGCATTTTACTC TCTAATTCCCAACGATGATATGGAGGATTCGCACTCCTCGAAGAGCGACGGCGATGGCTCCGATCAGGAGGACGGCATCGGCCTGGTGGACCATGAGCCCAAGATGCGGCAAGTGGAGGACGACGAGCTGGGCGATGGGCTGAAGGTCACTCTGTCCTCGGATGGCTCCCTGGACACCAACGACTCCTTCAACTCGCACCGACATCACCCGTTGAACCACCAGGACGCGATTGGTGGCTTTTTGGGCATGGACACCAGTGGATTGGGTGGCAACAGTGCTCCTGTGACCATAGGAGCTAGTACAGATCTGCTAGCCCCGAATTCGGCTGCCACCCGTCGTCGTCGCAAGTTGCCCGAAATacccaaaaacaagaaat CTTCCATTCTGCATCTTCTAGGTGGCTCCAACTTTGGCTCCCTGGCAGACGAGTTCCGCAATGGCGGTGGTGGCGGAGGAGGAGCTCCTCCAGCAGCTCGGAGCGGACAACAGCGCTCATTCCTGTCCCTCAAATGCGGCTACTTGATGGACGAGGACTCCAGTCCAGACTCGGAGAGGATGCAGAGTTTGGGCGACGTGGACAGTGGTCACAGCACCGCGCACTCCCCAAATGACTTCAAGAGCATGTCGCCGCAGATCACGTCTCCCGTTTCGCAATCCCCCTTCCCGCCGCCCTTTGGGGGCGTGCCCTTCGGCCAGCTGGAGATGCTGGAGGCCACCCACCGTGGCCTGCACAAGTTTGTGCCGCGGCACCATGACGAGATCGAGCTGGAGATCGGCGACGCCGTCTATGTGCAGAAGGAGGCCGAGGACCTGTGGTGCGAGGGCGTTAACCTGCGCACCGGCAGGCAGGGCATCTTCCCCTCGGCCTACGCCGTCGACCTGGACTACAACGAGTTCGATCCCACGGTGCAGCTGGTGAAGAAGGAGCGCTACCTACTGGGCTACCTCGGATCCGTGGAGACGCTGGCGCACAAGGGCACGGGCGTCGTCTGCCAGGCGGTGCGCAAGATTGTCGGCGAGTACGGCAACTCACCCACCGGACAGACCTGCATCCTGGAGGTCTCCGACCAGGGACTGCGCATGGTGGATCGATCGGGCCCGAAT CAAAACAAAAAGGACAAGAAGCCTTGCATCGACTACTTCTACTCCCTGAAGAACGTATCCTTCTGCGCATTTCACCCTCGCGATCACCGCTTCATTGGCTTCATCACCAAACATCCCACGGTTCAGCGGTTCGCCTGTCACGTCTTCAAGGGCTCCGAGTCCACCAGACCAGTGGCCGAGGCAGTGGG TCGTGCTTTTCAGCGATTCTACCAGAAATTCATTGAGACCGCTTATCCCATCGAGGACATCTACATTGAGTAG
- the LOC108013019 gene encoding lysozyme A/C has product MKAFIVLVALACAAPAFARTMDRCSLAREMSNLGVPRDQLDKWTCIAEHESSYRTGVVGPENYNGSNDYGIFQINDYYWCSPPSGRFSYNECGTSCNALLSDDITSSVRCAQKVLSQQGWSAWSTWHYCSGWLPSIDECF; this is encoded by the coding sequence ATGAAGGCCTTCATCGTTTTGGTTGCCCTGGCTTGTGCCGCCCCAGCTTTTGCCCGCACCATGGACCGTTGCTCCCTGGCCAGGGAGATGTCCAACTTGGGCGTTCCCCGGGATCAGTTGGACAAGTGGACCTGCATTGCCGAGCACGAGAGCTCCTACCGCACTGGAGTGGTGGGTCCCGAGAACTACAACGGATCCAACGACTACGGCATCTTCCAGATAAACGACTACTACTGGTGCTCTCCTCCCAGCGGTCGCTTCTCCTACAACGAGTGTGGTACCAGTTGCAACGCCCTGCTGAGCGACGACATCACCAGCTCCGTCCGTTGTGCCCAGAAGGTCCTCAGCCAGCAGGGATGGTCCGCATGGTCCACCTGGCACTACTGCAGCGGATGGTTGCCGTCCATCGATGAGTGCTTCTAG
- the LOC118877165 gene encoding lysozyme A/C, giving the protein MKAFIVLVALACAAPAFARTMDRCSLAREMSNLGVPRDQLDKWTCIAEHESSYRTGVVGPENYNGSNDYGIFQINDYYWCSPPSGRFSYNECGTSCNALLSDDITSSVRCAQKVLSQQGWSAWSTWHYCSGWLPSIDECF; this is encoded by the coding sequence ATGAAGGCTTTCATCGTTCTGGTTGCCCTGGCTTGTGCCGCCCCAGCTTTTGCCCGCACCATGGACCGTTGCTCCCTGGCCAGGGAGATGTCCAACTTGGGCGTTCCCCGTGACCAGCTGGACAAATGGACCTGTATTGCCGAGCACGAGAGCTCCTACCGCACTGGAGTGGTGGGTCCCGAGAACTACAACGGATCCAACGACTACGGCATCTTCCAGATCAACGACTACTACTGGTGCTCTCCTCCCAGCGGTCGCTTCTCCTACAACGAGTGTGGTACCAGTTGCAACGCCCTGTTGAGCGACGACATCACCAGTTCAGTCCGTTGTGCCCAGAAGGTCCTCAGCCAACAGGGATGGTCCGCATGGTCCACCTGGCACTACTGCAGCGGATGGTTGCCGTCCATCGATGAGTGCTTCTAA
- the LOC108013571 gene encoding uncharacterized protein, producing the protein MMSHTVRVFKMMYIVAGILISNAEICDTVDRIQIAPRVDLKPEFDQKYLTSGGNSPGNRSRTHSRQNSGSGSGSGSEDGTPTKRRRVSVSGIAGGVVRGVTSQVSKRVGHRFVWLSDIRLILKQWRVLALSFNLWTIPNFFVQCLTSYMSKKLLINSDCDMIYK; encoded by the exons ATGATGTCACATACTGTGAG GGTATTTAAGATGATGTACATAGTGGCGGGCATACTCATCAGCAATGCGGAGATCTGCGATACAGTGGATCGCATTCAGATAGCGCCACGCGTCGACCTCAAGCCGGAGTTCGACCAGAAGTACCTGACCTCCGGGGGCAACAGCCCCGGTAACCGATCCCGCACCCACTCCCGTCAGAATTCCGGAAGTGGTTCGGGCTCGGGATCGGAGGATGGGACTCCCACCAAAAGGCGAAGGGTCAGCGTTTCTGGAATCGCCGGGGGCGTGGTTAGGGGCGTCACCAGCCAGGTCTCCAAGAGAGTGGGCCACCGCTTCGTCTGGCTCTCCGATATCCGGCTCATCCTCAAGCAATGGCGGGTCCTGGCCCTCAGCTTCAACCTCTGGACCATCCCCAACTTCTTCGTCCAGTGCCTCACCAGCTATATGAGCAAGAAGCTGCTCATCAACAGCGACTGTGATATGATCTACAAGTAG